From Hermetia illucens chromosome 6, iHerIll2.2.curated.20191125, whole genome shotgun sequence, one genomic window encodes:
- the LOC119658827 gene encoding acyl-coenzyme A thioesterase 9, mitochondrial-like, with amino-acid sequence MSTFKLISSALRLQTFICKPPPQRNTTVKMEILFRRFSTVGRSAGQRNSEKKPTMTMAEVKEKIRASLGLPLTYSLNPVPRDHLTQYEPTPEDLPPRSMQDSFTSAIIPLSTDLMLRDKYTAFLGRLRLGRLLEDMDLFASWVCHQHIYIPKLDPSVHLPYTFVTILVDRIDFTPISSKVDQDVRISGHISWVGRSSMEIVVWLEQFVDDDWKKITRALFLFAARNATNTKAACVNQLIPGNEEERKILEGGEQRRKRRIQLQEQSLFKVEPNDEEQRLIHTIFMKTIPGDIHAVNESYLPPNSVWLSDTKLSNLILTHPQNRNAHDKIFGGYLMRQALEMAFSCAYMFSKLRPTLEHISDIAFRKPVPVSSFINMVAHVLYTEKNYMQIVCVANIHDALTGEQFTTNEFYFTFSVDKQCPAIVPKTYHEAIWFLQGKRKMEYARGHA; translated from the exons ATGTCGACTTTTAAGTTAATCAGTTCTGCTTTGCGATTGCAAACTTTCATATGTAAACCGCCTCCCCAACGGAACACAACTGTAAAAATGGAGATCCT ATTTCGACGGTTTTCGACTGTTGGGCGTTCAGCTGGACAACGCAATTCTGAGAAGAAACCCACTATGACAATGGCAGAAG TGAAAGAAAAGATACGAGCTAGTCTTGGTCTGCCTTTGACATACAGCCTAAATCCAGTGCCACGTGATCATCTAACACAATACGAACCGACTCCCGAGGATCTCCCGCCACGCAGTATGCAGGATTCGTTTACTTCAGCTATTATACCATTAAGTACTGATTTGATGCTTCGTGATAAATACACAGCTTTCCTGGGTCGCCTGAGGCTTGGAAGATTATTAGAAGACATGGACCTGTttgcat CTTGGGTATGTCATCAACATATTTATATACCGAAATTAGATCCCAGTGTGCACCTTCCCTACACATTTGTCACTATTCTGGTGGACCGAATCGACTTCACTCCGATATCATCCAAAGTAGATCAGGATGTTCGGATTTCAGGTCATATTAGTTGGGTTGGACGTTCATCGATGGAGATTGTAGTGTGGCTCGAACAATTTGTCGACGATGATTGGAAGAAAATAACGAGGGCGCTATTTTTATTTGCCGCCAGAAACGCCACTAATACAAAAGCGGCGTGTGTTAACCAACTGATTCCAGGCAATGAGGAGGAACGCAAGATTTTAGAAGGCGGTGAGCAACGTCGGAAGCGACGTATTCAATTGCAGGAGCAATCGTTGTTCAAAGTGGAGCCCAATGATGAAGAGCAAAGGCTTATCCACACAATTTTCATGAAAACTATCCCTGGTGATATTCACGCAGTGAATGAGTCATACTTGCCTCCCAATTCTGTATGGCTTTCCGATACCAAGCTGTCAAATCTTATTTTAACCCACCCCCAAAATCGCAATGCTCATGATAAAATTTTTGGCGGTTATTTGATGCGCCAGGCATTGGAAATGGCATTTTCTTGTGCCTACATGTTTTCAAAACTACGACCCACGTTGGAACATATAAGCGATATTGCTTTCAGGAAACCTGTTCCAGTTTCGTCCTTCATAAATATGGTAGCACATGTCCTCTACACGGAGAAGAACTACATGCAAATCGTTTGCGTTGCAAATATTCACGACGCTCTAACAGGCGAGCAGTTTACTACTAATGAATTTTACTTTACGTTTTCAGTTGATAAGCAGTGTCCAGCCATTGTTCCTAAAACTTATCATGAGGCCATATGGTTCTTGCAGGGCAAAAGAAAAATGGAGTATGCCCGGGGGCATGCTTGA
- the LOC119658826 gene encoding poly [ADP-ribose] polymerase, translating into MATADEDLPFRAEYAKTGRASCKMCKSPIGKDSLRLAAMVQSSFFDGRQPNWFHESCFFKKQRPASEGDIANFENIRYDDQQRIKKQIADLGNGAVIAPTGKGKKRSKGDSAAMKDFGIEYSKSGRATCPGCQLKVSKDDVRVKKVVYDTEVGMKFGGQALWHHLECFAQIRNDLGWLEKGEMLPGFKALSAEDQKKVKTLLPAIKAEGAPEVKKAKLELKEDPEAKELEEKIAKQNAELFKYRDKIQKEKMKKDDMIAILEENDQDVPEGDTLKLLNLVCDVLTFGALKRCKKCKTGQYVFNKSGYICTGDLSEWVKCANLEKDPPRKPCIISRELKEQYSFLKKYKGKVQTRAIKYVPPSAPSSLEPIKKEEDLDGTPKVKREKPPLYQLQFVIIGLKPSEEKIKKAIHKLGGNVVSKVHEGLAAVISDEEAVEKMGSRMEQAKSFGIQVVPEDFVDAVKDDPSGAISYITSKSICDWGTDPHSRIPQEDSNKSKSKSIYTKSVPKSKKLKLKGGVAVDPDSGLDEVAHVYIKGKEVWNVVLGLMDLQKKKNSFYKLQLLERDTGNKYWLFRSWGRIGTTIGGNKVEDCRGLIEAQNKFMELYEEKSGNPWENRDNFQKLPGKMYPIDIDYGADEEKLVGIGHSNIKSNLPDRVQDFIKLIFDVNMMKKVMLEFDLDMEKMPLGKLSTKQLQSAYKVLTEISELIKNGGETSQFIDCTNRFYTLVPHNFGVNNPPILNTVEQVTHHSEVLDSLMEIECAYNMLQSEEASKDVNPLDQHYAQLKTDMVPLSKDTDEFKLLAQYVQNTHAETHRMYDLEIVDIFKVARKGEERRFKPFRKLHNRKLLWHGSRLTNFVGILSHGLKIAPPEAPVTGYMFGKGIYFADMVSKSANYCFTSKENNTGLLLLSEVALGDMLECTQAKYITKLPKDKHSLKGIGRTQPNPEESHVRADGVEIPLGKPLTSQDLKSSLLYNEFIVYDVAQVNIQYLFRVNFNYKY; encoded by the exons ATGGCTACAGCAGATGAAGACCTTCCGTTCCGTGCGGAATACGCAAAGACTGGCAGGGCCAGCTGCAAAATGTGTAAATCGCCAATCGGGAAAGACTCATTGCGACTTGCCGCCATGGTCCAG TCGAGTTTCTTCGATGGAAGGCAACCGAATTGGTTTCATGAGAGCTGTTTCTTTAAAAAGCAGCGTCCGGCGTCTGAAGGTGATATCGCCAACTTTGAGAACATTCGTTATGATGATCAGCAGCggataaaaaaacaaattg CGGATCTTGGCAACGGAGCTGTGATAGCACCCACTGGAAAAGGTAAAAAGCGATCCAAAGGGGACTCTGCGGCAATGAAAGATTTCGGAATTGAGTATTCGAAATCTGGGAGAGCGACATGTCCTGGCTGTCAACTGAAAGTATCGAAGGATGACGTACGTGTGAAGAAGGTGGTTTATGATACTGAAGTgggcatgaaatttggtggccaAGCTTTGTGGCATCATCTTGAATGTTTCGCACAAATTCGAAATGATTTAGGATGGCTGGAAAAGGGGGAAATGTTACCTGGATTTAAAGCGCTCTCTGCTGAAGACCAAAAAAAAGTGAAGACACTTTTACC GGCAATAAAAGCAGAGGGAGCTCCGGAGGTGAAGAAGGCAAAACTGGAGCTCAAAGAGGATCCGGAAGCAAAGGAACTTGAGGAGAAGATCGCCAAACAGAATGCTGAATTATTCAAATATCGCGATAAAATCCAGAAAGAAAAGATGAAAAAGGACGATATGATCGCTATTCTAGAGGAAAATGATCAAGATGTGCCGGAGGGAGACACCCTCAAGCTGCTAAATCTGGTTTGCGATGTCTTAACATTTGGAGCTTTGAAACGGTGCAAGAAATGCAAAACTGGGCAATATGTTTTCAACAAATCTGGTTACATCTGCACTGGTGATCTGAGCGAGTGGGTTAAATGCGCCAATTTAGAGAAGGATCCACCTCGCAAGCCATGCATCATAAGTCGGGAGTTGAAGGAGCAGTACTCGTTCCTGAAAAAATACAAAGGGAAAGTACAAACTAGAGCTATTAAGTATGTTCCTCCAAGCGCTCCCTCCTCACTTGAGCCCATTAAAAAGGAGGAAGACTTAGATGG GACACCGAAAGTTAAGCGCGAGAAACCGCCACTTTATCAATTGcaattcgttatcattggtttgAAACCCAGTgaggaaaaaatcaaaaaagctaTTCACAAGTTAGGCGGTAATGTTGTTTCGAAAGTACACGAAGGTCTCGCGGCGGTTATTTCTGACGAAGAAGCGGTCGAGAAAATGGGTTCTCGAATGGAACAAGCAAAGTCTTTTGGTATTCAGGTTGTGCCGGAGGATTTCGTCGATGCTGTAAAGGACGATCCATCAGGAGCGATTTCTTATATTACCAGCAAGAGTATTTGTGATTGGGGAACTGACCCTCACTCTCGTATACCTCAGGAGGATTCAAACAAATCGAAATCCAAGAGCATCTACACCAAGTCCGTTCCAAAATCGAAAAAACTGAAGTTGAAAGGCGGCGTTGCAGTAGATCCCGATTCCGGATTGGATGAGGTTGCCCATGTTTACATTAAAGGTAAGGAGGTATGGAATGTGGTGCTGGGCTTGATGGATCtacagaagaaaaagaattcTTTCTACAAGTTGCAGTTGTTAGAACGTGATACTGGGAACAA GTACTGGCTCTTCAGATCTTGGGGAAGGATAGGGACAACAATTGGGGGTAATAAGGTGGAAGATTGTCGCGGTTTAATagaagcgcagaataaattcatgGAACTTTATGAGGAGAAGTCTGGGAACCCGTGGGAAAACAGAGATAATTTCCAAAAA CTTCCAGGCAAGATGTATCCAATAGATATCGACTATGGGGCAGATGAGGAGAAACTTGTTGGCATCGGGCACAGCAACATTAAATCCAACTTACCTGACCGCGTGCAAGATTTCATCAAATTAATTTTCGATGTTAATATGATGAAAAAGGTGATGTTGGAATTTGATCTGGACATGGAAAAGATGCCTTTGGGTAAGCTAAGTACGAAACAGCTGCAAAGCGCTTATAAGGTGCTCACGGAAATTTCTGAGTTGATTAAGAATGGCGGGGAAACTTCCCAATTTATCGATTGCACAAATCGCTTTTACACATTGGTTCCTCATAATTTCGGTGTGAATAATCCGCCGATATTGAACACAGTTGAACAAGTGACCCATCACAGTGAAGTACTTGACTCTCTAATGGAGATCGAATGTGCTTATAACATGCTCCAGAGTGAGGAAGCTAGTAAAGACGTTAATCCACTTGATCAACACTACGCCCAGCTTAAGACCGATATGGTTCCTCTGAGCAAGGATACAGACGAGTTTAAATTGCTCGCTCAATATGTTCAGAATACTCACGCGGAAACTCATCGTATGTACGATTTGGAAATCGTAGACATATTCAAAGTCGCACGTAAGGGCGAAGAACGTCGCTTTAAACCGTTCAGAAAGTTACATAATCGCAAGCTTTTGTGGCACGGTTCTCGTCTCACAAACTTTGTGGGCATTCTTAGCCATGGCTTGAAAATTGCCCCGCCGGAAGCTCCGGTAACTGGTTATATGTTCGGTAAAGGTATTTACTTCGCTGATATGGTGTCGAAATCGGCCAATTATTGTTTCACATCAAAGGAGAACAATACGGGTTTGCTATTGTTGTCTGAAGTTGCTTTGGGCGATATGCTGGAGTGTACTCAGGCGAAGTACATCACTAAGCTGCCGAAGGACAAGCACAGTCTTAAAGGTATCGGACGAACGCAACCAAACCCTGAAGAGTCTCATGTGCGTGCAGATGGGGTGGAGATACCATTGGGAAAACCCCTTACCTCACAGGATCTAAAATCCTCGTTATTATACAATGAATTTATTGTGTATGATGTCGCTCAGGTTAATATTCAGTACTTGTTTAGAGTCAACTTCAACTACAAATATTAG